Proteins encoded within one genomic window of Oncorhynchus keta strain PuntledgeMale-10-30-2019 chromosome 12, Oket_V2, whole genome shotgun sequence:
- the LOC127906528 gene encoding splicing factor 3A subunit 2-like gives QPPIPSLHPSLPSPASTSISSLHPQPPSPASHPQPPIPSLHPSLPSPAS, from the exons cagcctcccatccccagcctccatcccagcctcccatccccagcctcc ACTTCAATCTCCAGCCTCCATCCCCAacccccatccccagcctcccatccccagcctcccatccccagcctccatcccagcctcccatccccagcctcc